A window from Vanessa atalanta chromosome 18, ilVanAtal1.2, whole genome shotgun sequence encodes these proteins:
- the LOC125070924 gene encoding neurogenic locus notch homolog protein 1 isoform X1 has protein sequence MATRAVRAVLLCACLLLIQQASAELRGRCPAEDATCPSRSKPCNEDDDCGEQICCNTSCGRSCVEPLYTGCENIKLSSERISRALAAENNRSGRGVVRSLRSPRCRISDGEFEEIQCDNEIVSTCWCVDSAGFEVPGTRAPAAGLVNCTRSAPCAAHTCRMLCPLGFDLDNRGCPLCKCRDPCSAVTCPGQLSCQLEEAPCLRPPCPPVPTCKRGRSLQNICPVGEPLLISETSRPFLCGTDPGKPNCPPLYRCLVESGNDYGVCCPASLELQKAGTCPQPSTASELDCGTPCAHDLECPSMQKCCDGGECGRHCTLPHNVTMCTQQKMLAELLVVSEKEGRGYVPQCTPEGSFLSKQCSRNGLVCWCVDTDGNKLRGSMGPSASVQCSPTPRPARSGARSLSSCARALCAGVCEYGYKTGSDGCPTCECDDPCAGYPCADGEECVRVRDSDCSGELCTGYPVCRPKISYDNPCELGVPASDEDGSVVSCGDARDCPAAHVCARARRSGAAVCCPDPGADNNTDAELLEINFDSCGPEAEAICTMNNTISCTDGVCEEGLVCCSTASCGPVCADAAKMRLQTDRVDDTPTMCEYLRDFDEKMEGTVDGMKLALPAPTCQPDGSFTTQQCADGRCWCVDSFGTEIPDTSTRNASSVDCDKLRTELTCLELTCRMGCDYGFELGAGRCPTCKCRDPCAGVSCPTGRACALVDVACDADYCPPVPACLPRKSGQCPYLVPWTGACEWACRGDAECGAGQRCCATGCGTACTAAVHQTACQQRRALALHTAAENGNPPSWTWVPECKEDGTYESIQCRGSNNMCWCVDAAGNEIPGTRSTNSTPSCVRPNQCPDPGCDEEEICTHGPELDHSGCPTCACRDPCAEAKCREDETCELVPLDCEGESCPPLARCSPSPQCPEGEPLQAPDGSGALLCGPNAAACPSTHACRFAPHDSRPSLCCPKPRTVCSESKDEGECANSEGLNTTRWHFNNERNRCERFRYYGCSGNHNNFRTKDECNSVCPVNKTVILKKPEQKVKNSEVLSPCERLREKNEAAVQKYGKGTFVPKCDASGAWESVQCMAHIDVCWCVSARGEPQKGSLVRGAKPTCNFRQARKWVRRDPLDEKARADEVLEELIRQMTAYRVDDFEEEEDFDSIELEREHRADSGPLSAEVSSNEDSSLLSEVIEPKPAETTRRKMIPVEVVTERVNFKTKCQLMQEEIDNGAEGWRPRCLPDGSFSPRQCGRARCWCVDAAGQARPGAAALQNDPCEVTQIESALLELEIIGAEEEIANKAQALLMSRLSALGAQVPVSVTKDRGVVKLRALLSGPRAADLVYHLELQVKKEKMSGADKASEGVLGADVIRSEYRLVTPSPAMQREILSESTVSAATSYHTALIVLAATSAFIISVLCVLVMLYRARLQREPHKAERFLPAAPPVYVLSADEKAELARVLHAPPAPVPPSNEDHSRV, from the exons ATGGCGACGCGAGCGGTGAGGGCGGTGCTGCTCTGCGCATGCCTGTTATTAATACAACAAG cAAGCGCCGAGCTGAGAGGTCGATGTCCGGCTGAAGATGCAACCTGTCCATCACGATCAAAACCCTGTAATGAGGATGATGACTGCGGGGAACAAATCTGCTGCAATACTTCTTGTGGACGATCATGTGTAGAGCCATTGTATACAG gttgtgaaaatataaaattatcatcggAGAGGATATCACGAGCTCTCGCTGCTGAAAACAATCGAAGTGGACGAGGCGTTGTCCGCTCGCTGCGGTCACCACGGTGTAGAATTTCTGACGGAGAGTTCGAGGAGATCCAGTGCGATAATGAAATCGTCAGCACGTGTTGGTGTGTAGATTCTGCTGGATTTGAG GTGCCAGGTACTCGCGCACCAGCAGCTGGCTTAGTCAACTGTACACGATCAGCTCCTTGCGCCGCCCATACATGCCGTATGCTTTGTCCGCTGGGCTTTGACTTGGACAACCGTGGCTGTCCTCTTTGCAAGTGTAGAGATCCATGTTCGGCAGTCACTTGTCCTGGTCAGTTATCTTGCCAGTTGGAGGAAGCTCCTTGCTTGAGACCACCGTGTCCTCCTGTGCCTACAT GTAAAAGAGGACGTAGTCTCCAAAACATTTGTCCTGTTGGCGAACCTCTCCTGATATCAGAGACAAGCCGGCCGTTTCTATGTGGTACAGATCCTGGAAAACCGAACTGTCCCCCACTTTACAGATGTCTAGTCGAGTCAG GAAACGACTACGGCGTCTGCTGCCCCGCTTCTTTAGAACTGCAGAAAGCTGGTACCTGTCCCCAACCATCTACTGCTTCTGAATTGGATTGCGGAACACCCTGTGCCCATGACTTGGAATGTCCATCAATGCAGAAATGTTGCGACGGCGGTGAATGTGGCCGGCATTGCACGTTACCACATAATGTGACAATGTGCACACAGCAAAAGATGTTGGCGGAACTGCTTGTTGTGAGTGAAAAGGAAGGTAGAGGTTATGTGCCGCAATGTACTCCCGAAGGGTCATTCCTCTCGAAACAGTGTTCAAGAAACGGGCTGGTTTGTTG gTGTGTTGACACTGATGGAAATAAACTCCGCGGTTCAATGGGTCCCTCAGCCTCAGTCCAATGCTCTCCGACACCTCGTCCTGCTAGATCTGGTGCTAGAAGTTTAAGTTCCTGTGCTAGAGCCCTTTGTGCTGGTGTTTGCGAGTATGGGTACAAGACTGGTAGTGATGGGTGCCCTACATGTGAATGTGACGATCCCTGTGCTGGATATCCTTGCGCTGATGGGGAAGAGTGTGTAAGAGTACGAGATTCGGATTGTTCAGGAGAACTATGTACTGGATATCCCGTAT GTCGACCGAAAATCTCATACGACAACCCATGTGAATTAGGCGTGCCGGCCAGCGACGAGGACGGGTCCGTGGTGTCGTGCGGCGACGCTCGCGACTGCCCGGCGGCGCACGTGtgtgcgcgcgcgcgccgctcCGGCGCCGCCGTGTGCTGCCCCGACCCCGGCGCCGACAACAACACCGACGCCGAGCTCTTGGAG ATCAATTTCGACTCGTGCGGTCCTGAAGCAGAAGCGATATGCACCATGAACAATACGATCAGTTGTACTGACGGTGTGTGTGAAGAGGGTCTTGTCTGCTGTTCTACCGCGAGTTGCGGACCCGTGTGTGCGGATGCTGCAAAGATGCGTCTACAAACGGATAGAGTCGATGATACCCCCACAA TGTGTGAATACCTTCGTGATTTCGATGAGAAAATGGAAGGCACTGTAGATGGTATGAAGTTAGCTCTTCCAGCGCCCACCTGCCAACCCGACGGTTCTTTCACGACCCAGCAATGTGCTGACGGACGATGTTGGTGTGTCGATTCCTTCGGTACGGAGATACCTGATACCAGTACGAGAAACGCATCATCCGTGGACTGTGACAA actCCGTACAGAACTGACGTGCCTGGAGTTGACGTGTCGCATGGGCTGCGACTACGGCTTCGAGTTGGGAGCGGGGCGTTGTCCGACGTGCAAGTGTCGCGACCCGTGCGCCGGGGTGTCGTGTCCGACGGGACGCGCGTGCGCGCTCGTGGACGTCGCTTGTGATGCCGACTACTGCCCGCCTGTACCTGCCT GCCTCCCACGCAAGAGCGGGCAGTGCCCGTACCTGGTGCCGTGGACGGGCGCGTGCGAGTGGGCGTGTCGCGGGGACGCGGAGTGCGGCGCGGGGCAGCGCTGCTGCGCCACCGGCTGCGGCACCGCCTGCACCGCCGCCGTGCACCAGACCGCCTGCCAGCAGCGCCG agCCCTTGCTCTGCACACTGCAGCGGAGAACGGCAACCCTCCATCGTGGACTTGGGTACCGGAGTGTAAAGAAGATGGGACTTACGAAAGTATTCAATGTCGTGGTTCGAATAACATGTGCTGGTGTGTGGACGCAGCTGGTAATGAG ATTCCAGGAACGCGATCAACAAACTCCACACCATCTTGCGTCAGACCCAACCAATGTCCAGATCCGGGTTGTGATGAGGAAGAAATCTGTACTCATGGACCGGAACTGGATCATAGCGGCTGCCCCACTTGTGCCTGCAGAGACCCATGTGCTGAAGCAAAATGTAGGGAGGATGAGACTTGTGAACTTGTTCCATTGGATTGCGAG gGTGAATCATGTCCTCCTCTAGCTCGTTGTTCGCCATCTCCTCAATGCCCTGAAGGAGAACCTCTCCAAGCACCAGATGGCTCTGGAGCCCTCCTCTGTGGTCCAAACGCTGCTGCCTGTCCCTCCACACACGCGTGTCGCTTCGCACCACACGACTCTAGACCGTCACTGTGCTGTCCCAAGCCAC GAACAGTGTGCTCCGAAAGCAAAGACGAAGGCGAGTGTGCGAACAGCGAAGGCCTAAACACGACGCGTTGGCACTTCAACAACGAACGTAACCGTTGCGAACGGTTCCGCTACTACGGCTGTTCCGGAAATCATAACAACTTCCGCACCAAAGACGAATGTAACTCCGTATGCCCCG TAAACAAAACGGTGATATTGAAGAAGCCAGAACAAAAAGTGAAAAATTCTGAAG TTTTGAGTCCATGTGAGCGATTGCGCGAGAAGAACGAAGCGGCGGTACAGAAGTACGGTAAAGGGACTTTCGTGCCAAAGTGCGACGCAAGCGGCGCTTGGGAGTCCGTGCAGTGCATGGCACATATCG ATGTGTGTTGGTGTGTGAGTGCCCGAGGAGAACCACAAAAGGGCTCACTGGTACGTGGAGCAAAACCAACCTGCAACTTCAGACAAGCTCGTAAGTGGGTACGACGAGACCCGCTTGATGAAAAAGCGAGAGCTGATGAAG TTCTAGAAGAGTTAATTCGGCAGATGACAGCATATAGAGTAGACGATTTCGAAGAAGAGGAAGATTTCGACAGTATCGAACTTGAACGAGAGCACCGTGCAGATAGTGGACCTTTGTCCGCTGAAGTATCATCCAATGAAGATAGTTCCTTACTATCAGAAGTTATCGAGCCGAAGCCAGCGGAGACCACGAGGAGGAAGATGATCCCTGTCGAAGTAGTGACGGAAAGAGTTAACTTCAAAACTAAATGCCAATTGATGCAAGAAGAAATTGACAATG GTGCTGAGGGCTGGCGACCTAGATGTCTCCCAGATGGTTCCTTCTCACCACGTCAGTGCGGACGAGCTCGCTGTTGGTGCGTAGACGCTGCGGGTCAGGCGAGACCTGGTGCAGCTGCTCTACAGAATGATCCCTGTG AGGTCACTCAAATCGAGTCTGCACTTTTGGAGTTGGAAATAATAGGCGCTGAAGAAGAAATAGCAAACAAGGCACAAGCTCTACTCATGTCTAGATTATCGGCTCTGGGAGCCCAAGTGCCGGTATCTGTCACCAAGGACAGAGGGGTTGTAAAATTACGCGCTTTGCTCTCAGGACCTAGAGCTGCCGACTTGGTGTACCATCTTGAGTTACAG GTTAAAAAGGAGAAGATGTCCGGAGCCGACAAGGCATCAGAAGGTGTTTTGGGCGCTGACGTCATCCGTAGCGAGTACAGACTAGTGACACCATCACCGGCCATGCAAAGAGAGATATTAAGCGAGTCCACG gtttCCGCCGCAACATCATATCATACAGCTTTAATTGTCCTAGCAGCGACATCAGCCTTCATCATCAGCGTACTCTGCGTTCTTGTCATGCTGTACAGGGCTAGATTACAGAGAGAACCTCACAAAGCCGAAAGGTTTCTACCCGCTGCACCCCCTGTATACGTCCTCTCTGCTGATGAGAAGGCGGAACTTGCACGGGTGCTTCACGCTCCCCCCGCTCCAGTCCCACCCTCTAACGAAGATCATTCGAGAGTGTAG
- the LOC125070924 gene encoding neurogenic locus notch homolog protein 1 isoform X2 produces the protein MATRAVRAVLLCACLLLIQQASAELRGRCPAEDATCPSRSKPCNEDDDCGEQICCNTSCGRSCVEPLYTGCENIKLSSERISRALAAENNRSGRGVVRSLRSPRCRISDGEFEEIQCDNEIVSTCWCVDSAGFEVPGTRAPAAGLVNCTRSAPCAAHTCRMLCPLGFDLDNRGCPLCKCRDPCSAVTCPGQLSCQLEEAPCLRPPCPPVPTCKRGRSLQNICPVGEPLLISETSRPFLCGTDPGKPNCPPLYRCLVESGNDYGVCCPASLELQKAGTCPQPSTASELDCGTPCAHDLECPSMQKCCDGGECGRHCTLPHNVTMCTQQKMLAELLVVSEKEGRGYVPQCTPEGSFLSKQCSRNGLVCWCVDTDGNKLRGSMGPSASVQCSPTPRPARSGARSLSSCARALCAGVCEYGYKTGSDGCPTCECDDPCAGYPCADGEECVRVRDSDCSGELCTGYPVCRPKISYDNPCELGVPASDEDGSVVSCGDARDCPAAHVCARARRSGAAVCCPDPGADNNTDAELLEINFDSCGPEAEAICTMNNTISCTDGVCEEGLVCCSTASCGPVCADAAKMRLQTDRVDDTPTMCEYLRDFDEKMEGTVDGMKLALPAPTCQPDGSFTTQQCADGRCWCVDSFGTEIPDTSTRNASSVDCDKLRTELTCLELTCRMGCDYGFELGAGRCPTCKCRDPCAGVSCPTGRACALVDVACDADYCPPVPACLPRKSGQCPYLVPWTGACEWACRGDAECGAGQRCCATGCGTACTAAVHQTACQQRRALALHTAAENGNPPSWTWVPECKEDGTYESIQCRGSNNMCWCVDAAGNEIPGTRSTNSTPSCVRPNQCPDPGCDEEEICTHGPELDHSGCPTCACRDPCAEAKCREDETCELVPLDCEGESCPPLARCSPSPQCPEGEPLQAPDGSGALLCGPNAAACPSTHACRFAPHDSRPSLCCPKPRTVCSESKDEGECANSEGLNTTRWHFNNERNRCERFRYYGCSGNHNNFRTKDECNSVCPVLSPCERLREKNEAAVQKYGKGTFVPKCDASGAWESVQCMAHIDVCWCVSARGEPQKGSLVRGAKPTCNFRQARKWVRRDPLDEKARADEVLEELIRQMTAYRVDDFEEEEDFDSIELEREHRADSGPLSAEVSSNEDSSLLSEVIEPKPAETTRRKMIPVEVVTERVNFKTKCQLMQEEIDNGAEGWRPRCLPDGSFSPRQCGRARCWCVDAAGQARPGAAALQNDPCEVTQIESALLELEIIGAEEEIANKAQALLMSRLSALGAQVPVSVTKDRGVVKLRALLSGPRAADLVYHLELQVKKEKMSGADKASEGVLGADVIRSEYRLVTPSPAMQREILSESTVSAATSYHTALIVLAATSAFIISVLCVLVMLYRARLQREPHKAERFLPAAPPVYVLSADEKAELARVLHAPPAPVPPSNEDHSRV, from the exons ATGGCGACGCGAGCGGTGAGGGCGGTGCTGCTCTGCGCATGCCTGTTATTAATACAACAAG cAAGCGCCGAGCTGAGAGGTCGATGTCCGGCTGAAGATGCAACCTGTCCATCACGATCAAAACCCTGTAATGAGGATGATGACTGCGGGGAACAAATCTGCTGCAATACTTCTTGTGGACGATCATGTGTAGAGCCATTGTATACAG gttgtgaaaatataaaattatcatcggAGAGGATATCACGAGCTCTCGCTGCTGAAAACAATCGAAGTGGACGAGGCGTTGTCCGCTCGCTGCGGTCACCACGGTGTAGAATTTCTGACGGAGAGTTCGAGGAGATCCAGTGCGATAATGAAATCGTCAGCACGTGTTGGTGTGTAGATTCTGCTGGATTTGAG GTGCCAGGTACTCGCGCACCAGCAGCTGGCTTAGTCAACTGTACACGATCAGCTCCTTGCGCCGCCCATACATGCCGTATGCTTTGTCCGCTGGGCTTTGACTTGGACAACCGTGGCTGTCCTCTTTGCAAGTGTAGAGATCCATGTTCGGCAGTCACTTGTCCTGGTCAGTTATCTTGCCAGTTGGAGGAAGCTCCTTGCTTGAGACCACCGTGTCCTCCTGTGCCTACAT GTAAAAGAGGACGTAGTCTCCAAAACATTTGTCCTGTTGGCGAACCTCTCCTGATATCAGAGACAAGCCGGCCGTTTCTATGTGGTACAGATCCTGGAAAACCGAACTGTCCCCCACTTTACAGATGTCTAGTCGAGTCAG GAAACGACTACGGCGTCTGCTGCCCCGCTTCTTTAGAACTGCAGAAAGCTGGTACCTGTCCCCAACCATCTACTGCTTCTGAATTGGATTGCGGAACACCCTGTGCCCATGACTTGGAATGTCCATCAATGCAGAAATGTTGCGACGGCGGTGAATGTGGCCGGCATTGCACGTTACCACATAATGTGACAATGTGCACACAGCAAAAGATGTTGGCGGAACTGCTTGTTGTGAGTGAAAAGGAAGGTAGAGGTTATGTGCCGCAATGTACTCCCGAAGGGTCATTCCTCTCGAAACAGTGTTCAAGAAACGGGCTGGTTTGTTG gTGTGTTGACACTGATGGAAATAAACTCCGCGGTTCAATGGGTCCCTCAGCCTCAGTCCAATGCTCTCCGACACCTCGTCCTGCTAGATCTGGTGCTAGAAGTTTAAGTTCCTGTGCTAGAGCCCTTTGTGCTGGTGTTTGCGAGTATGGGTACAAGACTGGTAGTGATGGGTGCCCTACATGTGAATGTGACGATCCCTGTGCTGGATATCCTTGCGCTGATGGGGAAGAGTGTGTAAGAGTACGAGATTCGGATTGTTCAGGAGAACTATGTACTGGATATCCCGTAT GTCGACCGAAAATCTCATACGACAACCCATGTGAATTAGGCGTGCCGGCCAGCGACGAGGACGGGTCCGTGGTGTCGTGCGGCGACGCTCGCGACTGCCCGGCGGCGCACGTGtgtgcgcgcgcgcgccgctcCGGCGCCGCCGTGTGCTGCCCCGACCCCGGCGCCGACAACAACACCGACGCCGAGCTCTTGGAG ATCAATTTCGACTCGTGCGGTCCTGAAGCAGAAGCGATATGCACCATGAACAATACGATCAGTTGTACTGACGGTGTGTGTGAAGAGGGTCTTGTCTGCTGTTCTACCGCGAGTTGCGGACCCGTGTGTGCGGATGCTGCAAAGATGCGTCTACAAACGGATAGAGTCGATGATACCCCCACAA TGTGTGAATACCTTCGTGATTTCGATGAGAAAATGGAAGGCACTGTAGATGGTATGAAGTTAGCTCTTCCAGCGCCCACCTGCCAACCCGACGGTTCTTTCACGACCCAGCAATGTGCTGACGGACGATGTTGGTGTGTCGATTCCTTCGGTACGGAGATACCTGATACCAGTACGAGAAACGCATCATCCGTGGACTGTGACAA actCCGTACAGAACTGACGTGCCTGGAGTTGACGTGTCGCATGGGCTGCGACTACGGCTTCGAGTTGGGAGCGGGGCGTTGTCCGACGTGCAAGTGTCGCGACCCGTGCGCCGGGGTGTCGTGTCCGACGGGACGCGCGTGCGCGCTCGTGGACGTCGCTTGTGATGCCGACTACTGCCCGCCTGTACCTGCCT GCCTCCCACGCAAGAGCGGGCAGTGCCCGTACCTGGTGCCGTGGACGGGCGCGTGCGAGTGGGCGTGTCGCGGGGACGCGGAGTGCGGCGCGGGGCAGCGCTGCTGCGCCACCGGCTGCGGCACCGCCTGCACCGCCGCCGTGCACCAGACCGCCTGCCAGCAGCGCCG agCCCTTGCTCTGCACACTGCAGCGGAGAACGGCAACCCTCCATCGTGGACTTGGGTACCGGAGTGTAAAGAAGATGGGACTTACGAAAGTATTCAATGTCGTGGTTCGAATAACATGTGCTGGTGTGTGGACGCAGCTGGTAATGAG ATTCCAGGAACGCGATCAACAAACTCCACACCATCTTGCGTCAGACCCAACCAATGTCCAGATCCGGGTTGTGATGAGGAAGAAATCTGTACTCATGGACCGGAACTGGATCATAGCGGCTGCCCCACTTGTGCCTGCAGAGACCCATGTGCTGAAGCAAAATGTAGGGAGGATGAGACTTGTGAACTTGTTCCATTGGATTGCGAG gGTGAATCATGTCCTCCTCTAGCTCGTTGTTCGCCATCTCCTCAATGCCCTGAAGGAGAACCTCTCCAAGCACCAGATGGCTCTGGAGCCCTCCTCTGTGGTCCAAACGCTGCTGCCTGTCCCTCCACACACGCGTGTCGCTTCGCACCACACGACTCTAGACCGTCACTGTGCTGTCCCAAGCCAC GAACAGTGTGCTCCGAAAGCAAAGACGAAGGCGAGTGTGCGAACAGCGAAGGCCTAAACACGACGCGTTGGCACTTCAACAACGAACGTAACCGTTGCGAACGGTTCCGCTACTACGGCTGTTCCGGAAATCATAACAACTTCCGCACCAAAGACGAATGTAACTCCGTATGCCCCG TTTTGAGTCCATGTGAGCGATTGCGCGAGAAGAACGAAGCGGCGGTACAGAAGTACGGTAAAGGGACTTTCGTGCCAAAGTGCGACGCAAGCGGCGCTTGGGAGTCCGTGCAGTGCATGGCACATATCG ATGTGTGTTGGTGTGTGAGTGCCCGAGGAGAACCACAAAAGGGCTCACTGGTACGTGGAGCAAAACCAACCTGCAACTTCAGACAAGCTCGTAAGTGGGTACGACGAGACCCGCTTGATGAAAAAGCGAGAGCTGATGAAG TTCTAGAAGAGTTAATTCGGCAGATGACAGCATATAGAGTAGACGATTTCGAAGAAGAGGAAGATTTCGACAGTATCGAACTTGAACGAGAGCACCGTGCAGATAGTGGACCTTTGTCCGCTGAAGTATCATCCAATGAAGATAGTTCCTTACTATCAGAAGTTATCGAGCCGAAGCCAGCGGAGACCACGAGGAGGAAGATGATCCCTGTCGAAGTAGTGACGGAAAGAGTTAACTTCAAAACTAAATGCCAATTGATGCAAGAAGAAATTGACAATG GTGCTGAGGGCTGGCGACCTAGATGTCTCCCAGATGGTTCCTTCTCACCACGTCAGTGCGGACGAGCTCGCTGTTGGTGCGTAGACGCTGCGGGTCAGGCGAGACCTGGTGCAGCTGCTCTACAGAATGATCCCTGTG AGGTCACTCAAATCGAGTCTGCACTTTTGGAGTTGGAAATAATAGGCGCTGAAGAAGAAATAGCAAACAAGGCACAAGCTCTACTCATGTCTAGATTATCGGCTCTGGGAGCCCAAGTGCCGGTATCTGTCACCAAGGACAGAGGGGTTGTAAAATTACGCGCTTTGCTCTCAGGACCTAGAGCTGCCGACTTGGTGTACCATCTTGAGTTACAG GTTAAAAAGGAGAAGATGTCCGGAGCCGACAAGGCATCAGAAGGTGTTTTGGGCGCTGACGTCATCCGTAGCGAGTACAGACTAGTGACACCATCACCGGCCATGCAAAGAGAGATATTAAGCGAGTCCACG gtttCCGCCGCAACATCATATCATACAGCTTTAATTGTCCTAGCAGCGACATCAGCCTTCATCATCAGCGTACTCTGCGTTCTTGTCATGCTGTACAGGGCTAGATTACAGAGAGAACCTCACAAAGCCGAAAGGTTTCTACCCGCTGCACCCCCTGTATACGTCCTCTCTGCTGATGAGAAGGCGGAACTTGCACGGGTGCTTCACGCTCCCCCCGCTCCAGTCCCACCCTCTAACGAAGATCATTCGAGAGTGTAG